A DNA window from Epinephelus moara isolate mb unplaced genomic scaffold, YSFRI_EMoa_1.0 scaffold2844, whole genome shotgun sequence contains the following coding sequences:
- the LOC126387214 gene encoding uncharacterized protein LOC126387214, protein MPSLLLGHNEVKVPDKDRFARQLKRHKNQDEKTKERAADKVVDRVEESSQGQDRMAQLQVEDRAQQGMEERSHQGEDNTQEEEENGAQHEASTVPHPDGQCEEDCEMCKLRCDEINRLLEENGNLKRKLAEREMTEEFLMCDNNRVKYYTGLPNYESFYSLLCYVTPLLPQGKRKLTPFQMLLITLMRLRLNLPLQHIGHLFDVHRGTVSAVFQQTINALYARLAPMVHWPDRDTLQVSMPHNFVETFGNRVAAIIDCFEVFIKRPSNLHARAQTFSHYKHSHTLKYLIGITLQGVILFISKGWGGRTSDKRVTENCGFLDKLLPGDMVLADRGFDIRESVGMMCAEVRTPAFTKGQRQLDAKDVEETRSLANLRIHVERVIGVVRNKYQILSSKIPIDTVLPCEGEQVTLLDKIVVICCALTNLCASVVLGQLPSQSPTPTL, encoded by the coding sequence ATGCCGTCTTTGCTTTTGGGGCACAACGAGGTGAAAGTTCCTGACAAAGACAGATTTGCACGTCAGCTGAAGAGACATAAAAACCAAGATGAGAAGACAAAGGAAAGAGCAGCGGACAAAGTGGTGGACAGAGTAGAGGAGAGCTCACAAGGACAGGACAGGATGGCGCAACTTCAGGTGGAGGACCGAGCACAACAAGGAATGGAGGAGAGGTCTCATCAAGGAGAGGACAACacacaagaagaagaggaaaacgGGGCACAACATGAAGCGAGCACAGTGCCACATCCTGATGGCCAATGTGAAGAGGACTGCGAGATGTGCAAGCTTAGGTGTGATGAAATCAACCGTCTACTGGAGGAAAATGGAAATCTGAAGCGTAAACTTGCAGAAAGAGAAATGACAGAGGAGTTTCTGATGTGTGATAATAACAGAGTAAAATATTACACCGGACTTCCAAATTATGAAAGTTTTTATTCTTTGTTGTGCTATGTAACTCCCCTTCTGCCACAGGGGAAAAGAAAGCTTACTCCGTTTCAAATGCTACTGATCACTCTCATGCGTCTGAGATTGAATCTGCCATTGCAGCACATCGGTCACCTATTTGATGTGCACAGAGGAACAGTGAGTGCTGTATTTCAACAAACTATTAATGCTCTGTATGCACGCCTGGCTCCAATGGTGCATTGGCCAGACAGAGACACTTTGCAAGTCAGTATGCCACATAACTTTGTTGAGACATTTGGGAATCGAGTAGCTGCCATTATAGACTGTTTTGAGGTTTTTATTAAAAGGCCATCTAACCTTCATGCAAGGGcacaaacattttcacattacAAGCACAGCCACACACTTAAATACCTAATAGGTATAACTCTTCAAGGAGTGATTTTGTTCATTTCCAAAGGTTGGGGTGGACGAACAAGTGACAAAAGAGTAACAGAGAACTGTGGCTTTCTGGATAAACTTCTGCCAGGTGACATGGTGTTGGCAGATCGTGGTTTTGACATCAGGGAGAGTGTGGGGATGATGTGTGCTGAAGTAAGAACACCAGCATTCACAAAGGGTCAGCGACAGTTGGACGCAAAGGATGTGGAAGAAACAAGATCCCTCGCAAACCTGAGGATCCACGTGGAGAGAGTCATCGGTGTAGTCCGAAACAAATACCAGATACTGTCTTCAAAAATCCCCATTGACACGGTTTTGCCGTGTGAAGGTGAGCAAGTCACATTATTGGACAAAATTGTTGTGATTTGCTGTGCTCTCACAAACCTGTGTGCGAGTGTTGTGCTGGGACAGTTACCTTCACAGTCACCTACGCCTACATTGtag